TGTGCTGTGCTCTTGTCTTAGGGGTCTGGAGCAGCATTTCTAGAATTTTTTGTGGGGCTCTAGATAGGGTGGTCATGAGCTTCACTTGCTTTATTAAAAGGTGGTCTGCTAGCCTGTGCGGGATGAGGGCTCAAAATGGGGCATGGAGCTAGGGGTCCCAAATTTGGATTGATCGTGGCTACTCTTTCATCTAGAAGGAGATTTGTATCCGCATCCTAGCAGTAGTTATCCAGGTTAGATGGCTAATTGGAGATAGGACTTTGGTTGATTTGAGCAAGATGCCTAGATTTCCAACTTGCCCCCCTCATGTTGGCCGACCTCCACTAACATCGAGGTGGACGACCATTTGTGGGTCTATGATTTGATCACTGTCGACAATAAGGGTTGGAGGGCTCAAGATATCACCTGTCTCTTTGGTGGTCAGCTTGCTGATAGGATTCTTATCATCCCAATTTTTATCCATTGGAGTCAGGACTTAAGGGTGTTGGACTGGTCTTACTATTCTAAGGTTCCTATAAGGGATTTTATTGAGATAAGCAGGCTAGTGCCAGATAGGAGGCTTGAGACTGTTTGGATCTGAAAAGTAGCTGTCCATCCTAGGATCAGATTTTTTCTTTGAAAGGTTGCTTAGGATAAGCTTTCGACACGGACACTTCTCAAGGACAGAGGCATGGAGCTTCCAATTGTCTATCTGATCTGTGGGTTAGAGGATGAGTTAATGGAGTATGCCCTCGTTCATTATTTGAGAGTGAGTTTAATTTTAGTCTGGGGGGACAAGTAGTGGCCCTTGGCTTTATCCCTTCCTGGATGCGATCTATCGAAGTAGGGACGAGGGCTTGATCTGGGATGCTAGGATGGCGTATGTCGTCTATCAGATATAGCTATTCAGGAACCGCCTAGTCTTCAAAGTCGAAGTTGTATCTATGCATTGGATGCTAGAGAGACTTATTGCTTAGCTATAGAGTACAGCCGTTTCGATATTGCTGGCCCGCTCTCAGCATCCTGCATTTCTGGGACTCTCATGCTATGCCTACAGTGATCTGGAgggtttttttaattttctaagaGCCCTCTTCTTCAGGATTTGTCAAGGTTAACTTCAATAATAGTATTAGGGATGGTAGGGATAGTGCAGGCTATATCATCTAGGATATGGATGCCAAGCTATTCGCTGTAGGGGCTTAGATCTTTTTGAGCCGTCCATTTTTGGAGGAGAGTTTTATGCCACTTGGGCGGATATCATCTGCCGAGATAGGAGTTACAGACAGAGAGGATCTTCATAGAGAGTAACTTCACCACAATCATCAGATGGATTCGGGATGAGGCAATTTAAGCATCTAGAAACTCATCTGCTCTTCCACAATATCTGGAGGTTCCTTTGTCATTTTACTGTGATGTCTGTTCGGCATATCTTTTAGGAAATGAATAGCACCATAGATTGGGTTGTACTTTATTGTCGAGCACACCGAAAATTGGATCTGGCGTCAAGGTGAGGCTTGTCCATAAGCCCTGCAGGATATTCTATATTTTGACTTCTTGGGTTGTACTCACGTTAGAATGGTGTAATTGCctgtttgtaccaaaaaaaaaaaaaaaaaacttgtgtgGACTTCTATATCTAAAAGGATGGATGTTAAGGGGCTACCTTTGATTGTGTCACACATACCTTCAATCATTTTAACATTCACAAGAGCCACTTGATCTTGTAAAGGTAATGTGGTAGCAGTCTTACCTAAGCAATGCAATGTGTAAAACAATTTAGATGAGGGAACTaccattttttaagatcagattcAAGAATTGGCTGCCTGATGTGAGTAATAACTGCTCTCCTggattaaaaacaaaaaaaaaaaaagaaaagcaaaaaatatcttttttaacTCCACTATGAAGAAAGAAAGATCATGCAAGAAACTGTTCAAATGGAAGAGATATATGGTCCTAAATTGGCGCATAATTCCCTTTGGATGTTTGTAAAACTTTTCTGTCAACTTGCTATCGAACATTTATTTTCAATTTGATATgacattattaaaaaaaaaaaaagccgacATATTTCACTTTGAAATGAACATTCTGAACACATCCACGGCCACTTTCATCCCCAACGTACTTTGATAGATGATTTCAGCAATACCACAAGCCAATCATTTCGACCACTTGCAAGATCACATGTAAGTTAGACAATAGCCAACAATACTCAAATAGCTTATCCTTTGCAGAAGAAACTTGAGATTATTTGGTCAAGGTTGTTAGAGGATCATGTTAAGCAGGTAACATAGATAGTGATCAATAATGTTCAGCTAGCTTATTTACCAAATTAGAGCTCATGGTCAAGGTGTTTTTTTTCTAATCCTTCATGCTTTAAAGACATGGGCACTATCACCAATACTGCCTCTAAAAAATATCACCATGTACGCCCTTTTGTAAGTCATGTATGATCTtggttattataaaataatatctgcACCCCTTTTCATCCTAAAACCCAATGTGTGGGTTTAGATTTGGAACTGGTTGCCTTATTCAGATAAATTTAAGAAGAAACTATCTCACCAATGTCTAAACAAGGTGCATTTGAGCCAGTGTGACCTAAATATGAATAAGGATAACAGAGGATCCTCCACAACTAAAGTTGAAGAAAATTCCTACAAGTTGGAAATCTGGCAGATTTTGACATCCCAATAAGGAATTTAGATGAGATTCTAATTTCATATAAAGCCAAATTTTCTCAATAAACTTTTGCAAGACAGAGTTTCACAGCCTATAAAGTTTGCCACTTAATTTTAGGAATATGCACCTAAGGTTGCAGAGGACACTCGTGTGACACTAAATCCACCATTTTTTTAGTTTCTGGATTATCATATTGACCTTGTGACATCATTATATAGGATTGTTCATGTACAGGGAAAATGAAGAACTTTGTCGTAATGCTATCATAATAATTGTTACATGTTAAAGAGGATGTTGTTATTTTGTCCTTTACTACAATTCATGTAGGTAAAATATATACAGTGTTTCCACATTCAACTTTCTTTGTtaatcttaggactattttattgTTTTCTTGGTAAATACTATTTTACCAAGAAAACAATATATGAGAAGAAAACAATCCATTTATTTGAGATGACAGTGAGTTACATACTATATGAGAAGGATTTCATATGATAAAGACAGCAACATTATATTTGAAGGCAACTCATTGACTATGGTTAGATGGCTTTCTAGACAGTCAACAACTGAAATTAATTTCTATTTAATACTATATGATAGCTGGAGAATGGCACTTTCTCTTTTGTCTTATAAGATGACACATCTTTACAAAGAGGCTAATAGTATGGTTGATTGAAtggcagtatatatatatatatatatatatatatatatatatatatatatatatatatatatatatatatatatatatatatagctaaaCTTAGAAAAAcaacatatttaataaatttcttaggattttttatatattttattttttgattcatatggatataTCTTTActagattgatttaattaatccattttacaaaaaaaaaaaagtacaaccaTCCACAACCATTAGCAGGTTGTTTAATTAAGCAGGGTGCTCATAATTGCCTAACCTAATGCCCCTGCTAAATCCTCAATCTGAGAGTCCATAAACCTAGCTTGCCAAACCAAAAACATTTTGactaaaaaagaagagagagagagagagagagttcataACTTAGATAAGCAGAAGATAAGAGGAAACCGAATGCTGTGATGTAGATGGCAGGATAGAAAGGGTAGCAACGTTTTAAAAACACTGTGAGAAGCTCTTCCTCTCCTTAAAACCATGGCAAGCTTTCAGGAGCTGGCAACCCAAAAAGCCTCTGCCTCCCAGTTGAGCATCACCTTGCTGTGACTCGCCCTCCCCCCGTGCCCACCACCCTCTTCCTCCTTACACCCACCAGGCCTTCTGAGCCTCCCAATCTCCATCTCCTCCCCACCGTTGATACTACCGTAGCTCATCTCATTCATCTCCATACCAACAACACCCAAGTAAcccccctcctcctcttcttcctcttcttctttcaccTCCTCATTCTCCAAATGTTCTACTTCTTCGTCATTGGAGTGGAAACGCTTGCCGGAGTACAAACGAAGGCGAAGTCGACCGTCGGTCCTCTCGGCTTCTATGACCGATGGCTCGACAAGCAGCAGCCGCAGCCTGCCATCCTCCCTCTTGCTCAAAATACGACGGCTGGACTTCCCTGACAACGTGGTCAGCGGCGGAGGAAACCCAGCCCTCttgctccctctctttctcctcatCGCCACCATATCTTCTTTCGAACATCCAGTATGGCCGTTCTCAGTATCAGCATCAAACTCACCAACAGGGTAGACTGCTCCAGTCTCGCAGCCTAAGGTCTCCGTGCACATTGCCAAGTTCTTTTTCCCTTGGATCGCTCGCTTGGCTGCTGGAAGTGGAGAAGGTTTGGTGACGGACCATGACACGTCCACGGCCTTGACAGGGCTTTTGGACGGACTGGACAAAGAGTAGATGGAACTCCAATCACCTTcaccaccgccgccgccgccggcaCTATGCATCTCCTTATTGGCTTTCTTAGATGTTACTTGATCTAGACGGGTGCAGGATCGCAGAACCCGTCTGTGGATTGGTGGCCGCTTAAGTTTCAAAGGGTGGAGCCCCTGGCAGACCGAGGATGacaacaacatcgacatcgaaggCATGGCCAAGAAAGCAGAGAGCAAGAAGCCGGTAGgataaagaaaaaggagaaggagagggagcaAACAATTCGTAGGCCACGGGAATAGATAGTGAGTGGTCTTTGCCCCGCTACTAATATTTATGGGGAGCGGAGAGGGTTAAAAAAGTAAATTCCTGAGATGCGATAACGATGATGAGTAATCGTGACCCAACTTAAGTAGAAGGAGATCCTGACACCGATATCCCGTACATCACGTATCACAATTGGGTACGGGTTGTATCTCTCGGGCGAAAGAACGATTGATCGTCTTTCGTGAACCATTGGATCGCGTTTTGTgcgctttcaattttttttccatccTAAGCACTGATTACGAAACTGACAGAGCATATTTTGAAagcgaacaaaaatcatatgaaacggacgtagagaaaaagttatggatcaaattatggctcttaatatcaattttaaaaaataaatataaaaatcaaaaaatttactgttaCTAATATCatcaattttataattaaataaaaatattatatattttttatttttaaaatatattttttatcgataAATACTATATGATACACAtttaacaaattaattatcaaataaatcaatacataccttcaaataaatcaatatgtaatttttaaaatataaaatttataatatatagttACCATCAAATAATATATACTTAACAAATTAGTTGTTTAacaatctaatatacatattCAACCTAACTGatttataatttttagaatattataATCATCAGTATATATTACATTCTTGATATTACATATTTATCAATTTTCTGATATATACTATAAGTTTTTTTCATGCATCCATTTGCCTGATAAAATATATGTTCTGAAAATTATGCATCGATTTACTTGCAGATATATATTAGATCATTGATACATGTGTATCAAAGAAGTttataatatatatcaaaaagTCAATGAACGTGCATCAGCATACCATGTAGTGTATAATGTTGAACTTAATGTTCTAGAAAGTACTGTATATGATCAATTTGTTTAGAGGTGTGTCTTTGGTTGTTAAATGACTAACTAGCTGgatatatatcatttgatcatgcacTATGTATTAGTGAACtcaatattctaaaaattatatatcaattaatCTAGAGGTATGTGTTAGATCACTGCTAAATATATATCAAAGAATTTTATAGTTTATATTAGAAAGTCGATAAGTGTGTATGACCATATCATGTAGTATGTACCGgtgaatataatattttagaaaTTATAAATGAATTTACTTAAAGGTATGCATTGAGTTGCTAGATGACTAATTTATGAGGtatatattatttgattgtaTATTGTGTATTGGAAAGCTTTATGTTTcagaaattatatatcaatttattggGAGATATGCATTGACTTgcttgatgattaatttatttagtatGGTCACTTagtcatataatatatattgataaaaaaatatattataaaaataaaaaagagagaaaatattatatatatatttttaaataatgagattAACAATTTCATTGTAAGAGtttttgacttttaatttttttctttatggttGGTATTAGAAAAAATACGGCAAACTACGAAGACCAACCCATAATTTGTTGTCTAGTAGTGCTTGTCCGATATGTACGTTTTTTGTTTGCAAAATATAATTTAATGGTTCACATCACGAAAGAAGACCGGTCACTCTTTCACGTGAAAGACATAACCCAGACCTATAACAATTTAGACAATGGTTGCATTGCATGGGCTAGATGATGATGCAATATATAATTTGATACAGGACGTGACATGGCAAATGGTCCAGCCTTAAAAATATGACCCCGGATCCTTCATGGAGCAATATTTTCTTAGTGATTAGTTTCTTTTGGTACTGTGAACGACTTTCCTCAATTATTTCTTGATTTACCTTGCATCAAAATTCAAAATCATATCCATGTTAACATATGTTACCATGTATGTATGAACCTGCCATGATTCACCTCATTCATCTTTGTATGCAAATATGGGAAGGTTTTGGATCCAACACAGGATCCACTTGGCACCATAGCATTTTCAACATTCTAGCTCCACCATTTATTATTGGCCTGTTGCAAACCTGATACTTTTACCACTTTAGCTCCAAATTAATGTTAAAACATttgtggaagaagaaaaaaaatgagaaaaaaaaatagagaaaaaaaaagactttattatctttatttcaattttattcaaTACATCTCAAGGATTATTTATAATAGTATACATACTCCATATAATGAAAATAATATAGATTGATATAGGATtatgtaaataaaaaaaaattattatggatTGCTATGTATCCTCTAAAATCATACGACCATCTTAATAAAAGAAATTATTATAGGCTGATGTATGATTCCTAAAATAATACTAACACTAACTTTGACAACTTATGATCAGGATCCGTTCTGCAACACGTACCCATGCCATTGAGCCTCTTAGGCACCTCCCTAGATCTATTCGGCTGGTCATCAATATTGGCTACTCCACCATAGACCCACCCTTGCTTGGAAACTCATCACATGATTCCGTCTCATTTACTTTCAATTGCTTTATGGCTTGACAAGGCTGTTGTTCCATTACCATCCACCCGTTACATTAGTTCCATCATTGTGGCTATGCTCTTGTTTGCGCCCTCCTCCGTCAAAACTGCGACCGTCCTATTATAATATAGGCAAAAGGTTTCCACCAACCAAAATAGAAGAAGGGAAGgaaagagaaagggaagagagGAATCAGCGAAACCGGAGAAGGGAGGGGGAGGTAGGTTCCTCGGGGTGCAACACATAGGAACCCAAACAGAAATGcaagaaaattatatatatatatatatatatatatatatatgtatgtatgtatgtgtgtatgtatgtgtgtgtgtgtatatatatatatatatgtgtgtgtatgtatgtatgtgtgtatgtatgtgtgcgtgtgtatatatatatatatatgtatgtatgtatgtgtgtatgtatgtgtgtgtgtgtgtgtatatatatatatatatatatatatatatatatatatatatatatatatatatatatatgtatgtatgtatgtgtgtgtgtgtgtatatatatatatatatatatatatatgtatgtatgtatgtatgtatctatatatatatatatatatgtatgtatgtatgtatgtatctatatatatatatatatatagatacatacatacatacatacatatatatatatatatatatatatatatatatatatatatatatatatatatatgtatgtatgtatgtatgtatgtatgtatatatatatatatatatatatatatatatatatatatatatatatatatatatatatatatatatatatatatgtatgtatgtatgtatgtatatatatatatatatgtatgtatgtatatatatatacatacatacatacatacatacatacatacatacatatatatatatatatatatatatgttgcgaACAAAGATTCGGTCCGTCACGTGAGACATTGTCCACTCTGGCGTATGGGCCTCacgattttatatatatatatatgttgcggACAAAGGTTTGATCCGTCACGTGAAACATTGTCCGTTCTGGCATATGGACCacacgattttgtcctttaaaaggcacATCAcatagaaagattttttttttttcctaataagTGCGAGTTCTCtttgactcacaaccaatgtgggactattGATGCTTTCCACATTATTTGAACCACAAtagtatatatgcatatgtatatatgtatgtatgtatatatatatgtataaatatatatatttcttaCTCTCAGGATTCTCAAAGTTTCACTCTTGAgaatgggctagagagagaagtAGTTTGTATGATCATGGAACTGCCGTGCTTAGAAGATAAGGAAGTGTTTGTTTAATTGACAAGATCTGCTTTGACTATAATGACTCTTTCAAACAATAAGACACGTTTGTTTTGCTCACATTTAGTTTGATTCTtctcaattatttaaaaaatGCTAGTATAACAAAAATAATGATTAATTATAAAAACAACAACATTATTTAATAATACCATTGTTGATAAAAGAAAACAAAACTTTTAactaacatagagatttgagtttAAAATATTAATGTCAAATAATGAttgattaaatatcaaataatcaccattatttatattatttaataatatttaggGGGacatattgataataaaataatgataattattttatggctttttttccaaaaatatgTCAACTATGATGGTGTATTCTGTGTAACGATTAGGTCTCCTAATCTCTTGCATTGAGAGGAATTGGGAGGGGAATTTGGAGGTGCAAGTGGATACCAAATTTCCATCCAATCTACTCTCATGTTTGGTAACTCATTTAGATATCAGAATACAAATTCCTAAGTATATTGAATtctcataaaaaaagataaaaaaccaTGTCCAAAAGGGGGCTTGGATATGAATATTTTCCTTAGCAACAATAGAACATATTTTCATATATTAAATTATCAGTATTAGTTATTGATTAaagtttattatattataatattgatactaattatttatcaaaataatctgTAGTaatctattatctaatatttattaccTATTAGAtacaatattatatattatgttctaccatatataatataatattttaattaaccaatattttaatattaaaaataatattattttttgttgttaaaaatatttacattatattataatgaatattatataatttatgtGAGCATTATTGTTaagtaatattattatattaatatcaatattgATATACTAATAAATACataatagtatatatatatataactcatGCATCATGTAGAGGAACCCGGCAATCCATATGATCTGATTGAACATGCCAGAAAAGATACATACGTTCTTCCCATGCGAACATACCATTCTACTCTTAATCCCTTATCCCTTATCGAACTTGGATGCATAATTAATTGGGGCTCGCTTGCTGATGTTTCATGTACATTCCCTTGAGTGAAACATCGATGCCTTGGATTGCTCCTTTATGCCTCGATCCTCGTGCAATATGTTGGGTGCTTTGCTAGAGAATTGAAACCCTAGGATCCCTCTCTTAACTCAGCCACTTGTTCCCAGGTACCATAAAAATTCCTATACTATGTACAGCATCATCAGATGCTTCATTGAAACATTGGTGCCTCGGAGCCACTCCCAGTTCCTATAAAAATTCCTATGCTAACAAATCATCTACCATTAGATCATTTTCTATGCAACACCAAGAACCCTCAATATTTACTTGTTCGCATGAAGAGTAATGTAGATGTTAATGACAAACTACAACAATAGTGTTATTGTTTTAAGAGGTGTTTGGAGGACAGACCACAATGAAGTGAATTTTGTCCATTATTATTAGTATCCACATGGTGAATTAAGGATTCTACGTAACTTGAGCATCCATTTTAAATGGAAGAATTTGAATATTGTACATACCACTCCCAATGAACTTGCTCTATGATTAACGTAGATGTCGACGTAGTGGACGAAGAGCTCCCTACAAACAAAGCCtctatttttagatatatatgatataataaataatagaCTAAGGAAACATGCTGAGCCCTAGATTAACATTTCCAGCAAAACTCCAATTAATGGATGATAAAGAACCATATTAATGATATTAGTAATATAGTGAATGGAGAGCATGTTGAAaaacagaaaaaatagaagagaaggtGAAGACGAGGATTCAGAAGAAGGAGGAATACTTCTCTAGGACCAAAAgagtctttttttttattaatttttatgggctcaatttaagaattatacaaatatattttcctctaattagacgattgcattcctaatcagagggattcaatttagaaattatgcaaatatattttcctctaattagacgattgcattcccaatcagagggattcaatttaggaattatacaaacatatttttctctaattagacgattgcattcctaattagagggatctacagctcatttcaacactCTCCCTCAAGATGGGTTATAGATATCATAAAGACCCATCTTATCATCAATAAATGAAAAAGAAGGCACACTAAGACCTTTGGTCAAAATGTCTGCTAGTTGACTAGCAGATCGCACATAAGGCATACAAATGATTCTGGCATCAagctttttcttgataaaatgtcgatcgatctcgatgtgcttcgtccgatcatgctgtattggattattagcaatattgattGCTGTCTTGTTGTCACAATATAGCATAAGGGGCGATGACTGATAATGACCTAGATCCAATAACAAGATCCGCAACCATAAAATTTCGCACACGCCATGTGCCATAGCTCGATACTTTGCTTCAGCAGTAGATCGAGCAACTACATTCTGTTTCTTGCTTCGCCAAGTGACTAGATTACCTCCAACAAAAGTACAGTAACCTGAGGTAGAGCGACGGTCATCAAGTGATCCAGCTCAATCAGCATCTGTATAACACTCCACCCGTAGGTTGCCATGATAAGAATAAAGTAAACCACGATCAGGACAGCTTTTGAGGTAACAAAGTATCCATGTCACAGCATCTATATGAACTGAACGTGGATCATGCATAAACTGACTTACCACACTAACGGCGAACGCAATATCAGGCCGTGTATGAGATAGATAAATCAAACGTCCTACCAATCATTGATAACATTCTCGATCAATAGGAACACCGGTATTGGCTACTAGTCGATGATTTTGTTCAATAGGAGTAGCAATAGGTCGACATCCCAACATACCAATTTCTGTAAGaagatctagaatatattttctttgggagagaaaaatatcttttgaagaaCGAGCAACTTCTATCCCAAGAAAATATCGAAGATGTCCAAGATCCTTCACCTCAAATGCCTGTGCCAGCTGAGCCTTCAAATGAGCTATCTCCTCAGAATCATCTCCTGTGaccacaatatcatcaacatagacaatCAAAACAGCAATCTTACCCTTGTTGTGCTGAAAGAAGAGTGTGTGATCTGCATTGCTCTGTTTATACCCCATCTGAATGATTGCTCGTCGGAAGCGATCGAACCAAGCATGAGGTGACTGCTTCAGACCATAAAGAGAGAGTCGTAACTGGCATACTTTGCCCACTGTCTGAGCGGTAGCAAATTCTGGAGGAATATCCATATATACCTCCTCTTGAA
The sequence above is a segment of the Elaeis guineensis isolate ETL-2024a chromosome 7, EG11, whole genome shotgun sequence genome. Coding sequences within it:
- the LOC105049173 gene encoding uncharacterized protein, yielding MPSMSMLLSSSVCQGLHPLKLKRPPIHRRVLRSCTRLDQVTSKKANKEMHSAGGGGGGEGDWSSIYSLSSPSKSPVKAVDVSWSVTKPSPLPAAKRAIQGKKNLAMCTETLGCETGAVYPVGEFDADTENGHTGCSKEDMVAMRRKRGSKRAGFPPPLTTLSGKSSRRILSKREDGRLRLLLVEPSVIEAERTDGRLRLRLYSGKRFHSNDEEVEHLENEEVKEEEEEEEEGGYLGVVGMEMNEMSYGSINGGEEMEIGRLRRPGGCKEEEGGGHGGRASHSKVMLNWEAEAFWVASS